The DNA window AAATCGCCGAGCGCCGTCTTGAGGTGAGCCCCTGGGTGTCGGACCCGAACTCAGGATGGGGAGGCCGATGGCGCACTGTCCAAGCCATCTCCCGCCTACACGCAGAACTCGCCAAGGCCAATCCGCCATTAGAAGTGGGACCGTGCGAGATGCTGGCTTGGTATGTGGAACAAGGATGGCTGGTCGACAGAGCGCACCGCCGACTGGAGTTGGCCCGTTCCGAACTCCGGAGGTTCGGGGACTTGGAGGACACTCTCAATGCAGCTCGAATCGCCTACGAGACGTGGCTCGATCATCTCCTCGATCGCTTCGTCTCCTCCGTGACCGATAAAGCCCTCGAAACGGACGGTCTGATCCGCCAAGGTGAGGTTCACGACCGCTTTGTCGCCGAGGGTCAGGGACGTACCGCCTACGTCTGGGTCGATGCGCTCCGCTACGAACTGGGCATGGAACTCGCTGACGCCCTAGGCCACATCACCAAGAATGTAACCATCCACGCTGCGGTCGCGGCCGCACCCACGATCACCCAGGTGGGTATGGCCAACCTGCTACCAGGTGCCGCATCAGACCTGGGACTCGAACTGGAGGGAAACCGCTTACGTGTGAGTATCGGCGGGACACGGGTCAACTCGGTTCGCCAAAGACGCGAATTGCTGCGTGCGCGGCATGGGAGCGTGGCCGACCTTGATCTCAACGATGCCTCGCAAAAGGGCGAGAAGGCACTCGGTAACGCGATAGAAGGTGCCGACCTCATCCTGGTTAGATCACAAGAAGTCGACTCGGCAGGCGAGTCAGGTCTTTTGTCGGTGGCCTGGTCACATTTCCAGACCGTGATAGGCCTCCTAGCCAACGTGATCGCGCGGCTCGCCCAGTGTGGTGTCGAGCGTGTCATCATCAGCGCTGATCACGGCTTCATCGCGCTCAGCCAGAGCCTCGGCGCCCAACGCACGGTTGACCCTCCCGCGGGAGGAGTCGGAATCACCAAGAGACGGGTCTTCGTCGGTCGGGGCGCCAACCCACGCCAGGCCACTGCGCGCGTGCCCATCGCTTCATGCGGCATACCAGGAGACCTCGACCTCATAGTGCCCCGAGGCTTGGCTGTGTTCCGGGCTGGCGGAGCCCGCCAGTTCTTCCACGGAGGGCTCTCGCCTCAGGAACTAATCGTTCCTGTCATCGTCGTCGAGTCAAGGCGGGCGCCCGAACCGCAGAAGCTGAAGGTTGGCATCACCGTGGCCGGAGGCCGCATAACCACCGGAATCTTTGCCGCCACCATTTCCTTCGATGGGGACCTTTTCACAAACGAAGTGAGGGTACGGGTCTTCGCCGGATCGGGTGGTGGCCCACCGGTCGCACGGGTCGTCTCGGGAGACGGTTACGATCCTGACACCGGAACGGTGACGGTCGGCACCGGCCGGTCGAGCGTCCTCACCTTCCTGGTCATCGAGAACCTCGGCGCCAACACCGAGGTGAATCTGCAGGTACTCGACGCCCGAACCGGCCTGAAGCTCGCATCGGCGACGGCGCCCGTCGCGTCTCCGGTGGTGGTAGAGGACGAACTTGACTAACGCACTGATGCAACTCGATCAACTCGACAAGCTCGCCAACGAGACCTTCGCCGGTCGTGTCGTACGCAAGGATTTGGTCCGCCAGGTGAAGGTCGGCGCGAACGTGCCCGTCTACGTGCTGGAGTTTCTACTCGGAAAGTACTGCGCTTCCGATGATCCGTTCGCCATCGAGACCGGGCTGATGGTTGTGAACCAGACCCTGAAGGACAACTTCATCCGACCCGACGAATCCGAACTCGCCAAGGCACGGGTCAAGCAGAAGGGCCAGTACAGACTCATCGACAAGGTGGATGTCCGCCTTCTCGCCAGCGAGGACAAGTTCTGGGCCCACCTCCAGAACTTCAACGACAAGTTCGTCCACATTCCCGAAAACCTCGTCTACCAGTACGACCGATTGCTCCAGGGCGGAGCATGGTGCCAACTGGATCTCGTGTACAACGCCCTTGATGAGGAAGTTCAGAAACGGCCCTTCTACATTCGCGGGCTGAAGCCAATCCAGGTTGCCGCATTCGACGCGGACCAGTTCATCGAAGGGCGACGCCGGTTCAGCCGGGCAGCCTGGCTCGACCTCGTGATGCGCACGATCGGCCTCGAACCCCGAGAGTACGACCAGCGTGGGAAACTCCTATCCATATGCCGCCTGCTCCCAATGGCGGAACGGAACTTCAATTTGATCGAACTCGGACCGTGGGGAACCGGTAAGAGCTTCGTCTATCGGGAATCGAACCCCAACGCCATCCTTATCTCTGGAGGCAAGGTCACCGTCGCCCAACTCTTCGTGAACCTGTCAACGGGCCGGGTCGGCCTGCTGGGCACCTGGGATACCGTCGCCTTCGACGAGGTGGCCGGGCTGAAGATGTCCGATGGCACCGTCATCAACATGCTCAAGGACTACATGGAGTCCGGCTCCTTCGCCCGCGGGAAGGAAGAGGTACCCGCCGAAGCGTCGATCGTGCTTGTCGGGAACACCAGCCGCCCTCACAGCGATCTGGTCCGGGCGGCCCATCTGTTCGCCGACCTGCCACCGACGATGATCGACGTCGCCTTCCTCGACCGGCTCCACTATTACCTACCGGGTTGGGAGACCCCTAAGCTCGAATCCCGCCTCTTCACAGATCACTTCGGGTTCGTATCCGACTACTTCGCCGAAGCACTCCGCCAGTTGCGCAAGCAGAGCTTCGTCCGGGCCATCGACAACGAGTTCGCTCTAGGTAGCCACCTGTCAGCCCGAGACGAGAAGGCCGTCCGAAAGACCGTCTCCGGCCTGCTCAAGATCCTCCACCCCCACGGCGAATGGACCCACGCCGAACTGCGCGAGTACTTGGAGTTCGCGCTAGAGGGGCGACGTCGGGTCAAGGAACAACTGAAAAAGCTGGCGCCACACGACTACGCGAAAACCGCGTTTAGCTACGTCGAGCGCGACACAGGCCACGAGTACTGGGTCGACGTCGCCGAGCAGCCAGACGACTTGGGCACCCAGTTCGATTTCGAGTCTGGAACAGCCGCCGAAGCCTCGGCTGCCTGGGGCAAGGTCCCGACTGCGGTCTCGACCGAAGAACTCATTAGCCAGGGTGAGTCCAAGCACGTCGAGTTCAAGCAAACCGGACGCATCAACCTCCACACCAAGCAGCGGGATCCTGTCATCGAGCAGATGGTCGTCAAGTCGATCGCCGGCTTCATGAACGCTGAAGGCGGCACCCTCCTCATCGGTGTCACCGACTCTGGTGAAGTATTCGGAATCGACAAAGATCTCAAGACACTAGGCAGCAAGCAGAATCCGGACGGTTTCGCTCTCTGGCTGAACGGTCTGTTGGACAACCTTCTCGGCCCCATAGCCGCTGCCGCCGTGAAGTTCCAATTCGACAGCTACCCAGAAGGAACAGTCTGCCGCGTGGGTGTGGCTCCGGGTACCTCCCCGACCTTCACAAAGGGCAAGAAAGGAGAAGCCAACTTCTACGTCCGTCTAAACAATGCGACACGTCTACTAAACACCGCCGACGCTATTGAATACGTCCACATCCGTTGGCAGTAGCAACACGAGATTGTCTCCTCGACAGGTGGCAAGTACTGAGCCACGGAGGGGCTCAGTCGTGAGTCAGTTACCCTCAGGACCCTCCTCCGAGGCGCTCCGTGGTGTATCGCCTTGTTCCGTAGCCTGGACTGTGTCCTGCTCACTACCGGATGTGAAGGCCTCCGGTTGGCTCGCATAGATCTCGGCATATTTTAAGTTATCGAGTATCTTTTCCAGAGTTTCTCTGTCATCGATGGCCTCATTTAGATCACGGTCTAACGACAGTTCCTTTTCTATACTGTTTGTCCTGAGACCACCATTTCGTAAGGTTTAGGTGGCTATCAATATGCCTATTCATGGTAGCTACAATTGCATTCGCCATGCCTTCGTCAGCTCTTCTCAAGGCAGTTTGAAGTTCAGCGAACGCAGAAGGATGAATCCGGCTAACCTTCATCAACAGATTGTGGGCGAGCTGGAGTTCCGCTTCATGTCCTTGGTTTCCGGTGCCTGTAGACGCCATCCGCGAACCTGTACCCTGAAGTATGATCCCAAGTTTCTCCACCAGTGCAGCTGGATCTCCAAGTCGTGGCAGAAGCGTAGGTGCGCCAGCGACAATCGGGTCGACGAGTGCCCACCGATCAAGGCGAGTTACGGTCTGACCGGTGCCGAGCTGGTCATCGGTATCGGCGAGAATCGATATCGGTACGCTGTTGGGAATGGCAAGGTTAGGATTAATATGAACAAGCCTTGGCAACAGCTTCCTGAGTTGCTGGATTTCTTCGGTGGAGAGAGGGTGGCGTGTAGATTGGTTATCAAGGTACAAGTAGCTTTCTGTGTTGTCGGTTAGGAAGATGCGGAACGAAGAGCAGCTAGTAATTTCAGCATTGCCGATTATTCCAATGATCGAATCCTCTTCATCCTGTGTGACCTTATCGAAGTGAAGGCCGAAGTGAGGCACTTTCATTTCTTCAGATACAGTAAAGTATGACGAGTAACGACAGAAGTCGGAAGGCTTCGGCCTTCTCGTACCCATTGCACATTCAATCGCCTGGAGAAGCTGACTCTTACCAGACTCATTGGCCCCGACTATGCAGGTCAACTCAGGGTCGATATCAAGCCTAATGTACGGATAAAAGCGGCCGTCCTCGGTCGTGTCCCAAGGATACGCAACAGCCTGAGAGTGGTTCGCCCGGAGATAGTCGAAGTTGAATGCGCGAAAGAACCTGATATATACGGTACGGAGTTTCATCGTTTAGGAGTCCTCTGTAGGCAGAAGGCTGGTGGAGTCTATCAGAGATCAGACGGCGACCCGTGCAGCTCCGCCCATAGCGCCTCCTCATGTCAAATGCCGGTGGTCACCACCTTGGCCAGGTCGGCGAAGACTCCGGCGAACTCGAACGGGAGGATGCCGGCCACCACCACGAAGATCGCCGAGATGCCCAGGGCGAGGGCAAGTGAGCCGCTCAGCGGGTTGGCGGCCGTGGCCGTGTGGGTGGCGCCTTCGGGCACGTGATCCATCCACATGGTCTTGGCGATCCGGGCGTAGTAGACCAGCGCGATCACCGCGTTGACCGCCGCGATCACCGCCAGGGTGGTCGCCCAGGCGTTGCCGGGGCGCAGGATGGCGAGGAACATGGCGAACTTGGCGTACCAGCCGGCCAGGGGCGGGATGCCGGCCAGCGAGAAGAAGAACATGGCGCCCAGCACGGCGAGGCGGGGGGCGTAGCGCCACATCCCGGCCCAGTCGTCGATCATGGTGCTGCCGGTCCGGCGGGCGCCTGCTATCACCACCCCGAAGGCGCCCAGGTTCATGAAGGCGTAGATGATCACGTAGACGATGGTCGCCGACGCCGCCTCCTGGATCACCGCCGGATCGTTGCTCACCGCCGCGGCCGCGAACGGCACCAGGATGAAGCCCCCCTGGGCGATCGAGGAGTAGGCCAGCATGCGCACCACGTTGTCCTGGCGCAGCGCGGTCAGGTTGCCCAGCGTCATCGACAGCGCCGCCAGCACCCACAGCGCCGGACCCCAAATCTCGGTCACCGACGGCAGCGCCTTGTAGCAGAGCAGCAACAGCCCGACGAAGCCGGCCGCCTTCGATCCGACGGACAGGTAGGCGGTGACGGGCATGGGGGCGCCCTCGTAGGTGTCCGGCGCCCAGAAATGGAAGGGCACCGCCGTCACCTTGAAGCCGAAGCCCACCAGGGTGAAGAGCACCGCCAGCCGGAAGGCCCCGCTGTCGAGCAGGTCGGCCCCGGCCTCCCGGATGCCCTCGTAGGTGACCGAGCCGGTCAGCCCGTAGAGGAACGACATGCCGTACAGCAGGATGGCGGTGGACAGCACGCCGAGAATGAAGAACTTCAATGACGCCTCGTTGGACTTGGCGTCGCCCTTGCGCCATCCGGCCAGCAGGAACAGGGGCCCGGTGACCAGCTCGAGGCCCACGAACAGGGTGATCAGGTCCCGGGACGACGCCATCACCAGCGAGCCCAGGATCGAGGTGAGCATCAGCAGGTAGTACTCGCCCTGGTAGTAGCGGTCGCTCTCGATGTAGGACACCGACATCAGCAGCACCAGGTAGCCGCCCACGATGAACACCGCCTTGAGGACCAGGGCGAACCCGTCCACCACGTAGAGCCCCCCCAGCATCGACCTGGTCTCGGGACCGTCGCCGAATGCCAGCGTCAGGAGCGGCACCGCCGCCAGCGCCAGGCCCAGTACCCCGGCGAAGGCGGTCCAGTACTTGCGGGGACGCGGCAGCGCCACATCCAGCCCCAGCACCACCAGGATGGTGGCGGCTACGACCAGCTCAGGCGCGAGCGCGTGGTAGTCGAGGTCCATCCATCAGCCTCCGAAGGCGGTCCGGGCCAGGTTCACCACCGCGTCGGTGGTGGCCCCCAAGACGATCCGCGGGTAGACGCCGATGGCCACGATGGCCACGATCAGCGGCGCCCAGGCCAGCCACTCGGTGGGCTCCACGTCATGGAACTCGTGCTCGGACCACTCGGCCTTGGGCTCGCCGAGGTTGACCCGCTGGAGCATCCACAGCATGTACCCGGCGGTGAGGACGGTCCCGACGGCGCCGATCACCATGTAGGTCTGGAACTGGCTGAGGCTGAGCCCGGCCAGGGGACGGTAGGCGCCCAGGAGCGACATGAACTCGCCCCAGAACCCGGCCAGGCCGGGCAGTCCCAGCGAGGCCATGGCGGTGAAGGCGAAGATGCCGCCCATCCAGGGCATGAGCTTCTGGTTGCCGCCCAGGCGGGCGATCTCGCGGGTGTGGTAACGGTGATGCATCGAGCCGGCCAGGAAGAAGAGCAGGCCGGTGATCAGGCCGTGGGCGACCATGCCGATCAGCGAGGCGTTGAAGCCCACATCGGTCATGGTGGCGATGCCGAGCATGACGAAGCCCATGTGCCCCACCGAGGAGAAGGCGATCAGGCGCTTCACGTCGGTCTGGGCCAGGCAGGCCAGGGAGCCGTAGATGATGCCGATCACCGCCAGCAGGCCGATGAAGGGCGCCCACTCCCGGGCCATGTCGGGGAGGATCGGGATGCTGATCCGCAGGAAGGCGTAGGAACCGAGCTTCAGCAGGATCGCCGCCAGGAGCACCGAGCCGACCGTCGGCGCGGCCGTGTGGGCGTCGGGGAGCCAGGTGTGGAAGGGCCACATGGGCACCTTCACGGCGAAGCCCAGGAACATCGCCCCGAACACCAGGAAGGCGAACGTGCCGCTCCCGAAGGCGTTCCGCGACCCGAGCTCGATCAGGGTCGGGATGTCGAACGTGTTGTCCCCGAGGAAGTCGCCGGACCGGAAGTAGAGGGCGAGGAAACCGAGCAGCATGAAGGCCGAGCCGAACAGGGTGAAGAGGAAGAACTTGATGGCCGCGTACAGCCGCATCGTCACCGTCCGGCCCAGCACCGGGATGCGGCGCTTGGCGCTGTCCCCCCAGATCCCGATCATGAAGTACATGGGCAGCAGGACCAGCTCGAAGAAGATGAAGAAGAGCACCAGGTCGAGCGCCACGAACGTTCCGTTCATGCCGGTGGCCAGGAGCAGGATCAGGGCCAGGAAGCCCCGGACGTTGCGGGGCTCCTCCCAGTGGTCCCACGAGTAGATGACAGCCAGCACGGTCACCACCGCGGAGAGGACCAGGAGCGGCAGGCTGATGCCGTCCACCCCGATGTGGTACCGGGCGCCTATGGCCGGGATCCAGCTCTGGGAGACCTCGAACTGGAACTTCTCCGACCCTCCGTAGTTGAAGTTGGCGGCCACCGCAACGGCCAGCACCGCGGTCAGGCCGGTGGTCAGCAGGGCCACCCACTTCTGGGCGTCCTCCCGGGCCTTCGGCACGGCGAACAGGGCTAGCGCGCCCGCAGCGGGCAGGAACACGATGAGGCTGAGCCCCGCGGATTCGAACCAGTCCATGTCGCTCGTCCTTCCTCTGTCTTCTCTCGGGTTCCTTGTCGGATGCGCTTCTAGGTGACCAGCACGAAGGCCACTACCAGCAGCAGGGCGCCCACCACGAAGGCGCCCGCGTATTGCTGCACCTTGCCGCTCTGGAGGAGCCGCAGCTTCCCGCCGGCACCTCTCGTTCCGCCTGCGGCGGCGTTGAGCAACAGGTCGATGCCCTGCTGGTCCAAGCGGCCGTAGACCAGCCCTCCCAGCCAGGCGGTGACCGCGCCGGCGCCGTTGATGACCGCATCGATGACGTAGCCGTTCACCCAGTCGATCGCCCGGGCCAGGGGACCCTTGATCGGGTTGACCACGCCCTTCATGTAGAGGTCGTCGATGTAGTACTTGTTGTGGAGGAGCGGGTACAGCACGGGGATCCGGAGCCGGTCCCTCGCCTGCTGGGTCTCAGCGTCCGGAGCGAACAGCCTCCATCCGAGGGCTATGCCGGCCACCGCCGCGATCAGACCGTAGGCGGCCAGCTCCCATTCGATGGCCTTGGGGTGGTAGTCCCCCATCGGGACGATGCGGGCGCCCACCCAATCCGTGAAGTTCCGGATCGGGCCCCATGACACCCCGGGGATGTTGAGCAGGCCGGCGATGACGCTGGGAACCGCCAGGGCCACCAGCGGGGCGGTCATGACCGGCGGGGACTCGTGGGGATGGCCGTGGCCCTTGTAGGTGCCGAAGAAGGTCAGGGCAACGGCTCGGGTCATGTAGAAGGCGGTGACGAACGCCCCCAGGATCGCCACCCACATGAAGGCGGTGTACCCTTCGTGGCCGAGGGTGGCCAGGATCTCGTCCTTGGACCAGAAACCGGCCAGCGGGATCACGCCGGCCAGCGACAGTGATCCCACTACGAACGTCCAGAAGGTGACCGGCATCTCCTTGCGCAGGCCACCCATGTCGCTCATGTTGTTGGAGTGGACGGCATGGATGACCGACCCGGCTCCGAGGAACAGCAATGCCTTGAAGAAGGCGTGGGTGAACAGGTGGAACAGGCCTGCCGTGTACCCGCCGGCCGCCACCGCCGCCATCA is part of the bacterium genome and encodes:
- a CDS encoding NADH-quinone oxidoreductase subunit N yields the protein MDLDYHALAPELVVAATILVVLGLDVALPRPRKYWTAFAGVLGLALAAVPLLTLAFGDGPETRSMLGGLYVVDGFALVLKAVFIVGGYLVLLMSVSYIESDRYYQGEYYLLMLTSILGSLVMASSRDLITLFVGLELVTGPLFLLAGWRKGDAKSNEASLKFFILGVLSTAILLYGMSFLYGLTGSVTYEGIREAGADLLDSGAFRLAVLFTLVGFGFKVTAVPFHFWAPDTYEGAPMPVTAYLSVGSKAAGFVGLLLLCYKALPSVTEIWGPALWVLAALSMTLGNLTALRQDNVVRMLAYSSIAQGGFILVPFAAAAVSNDPAVIQEAASATIVYVIIYAFMNLGAFGVVIAGARRTGSTMIDDWAGMWRYAPRLAVLGAMFFFSLAGIPPLAGWYAKFAMFLAILRPGNAWATTLAVIAAVNAVIALVYYARIAKTMWMDHVPEGATHTATAANPLSGSLALALGISAIFVVVAGILPFEFAGVFADLAKVVTTGI
- a CDS encoding AAA family ATPase, whose translation is MKLRTVYIRFFRAFNFDYLRANHSQAVAYPWDTTEDGRFYPYIRLDIDPELTCIVGANESGKSQLLQAIECAMGTRRPKPSDFCRYSSYFTVSEEMKVPHFGLHFDKVTQDEEDSIIGIIGNAEITSCSSFRIFLTDNTESYLYLDNQSTRHPLSTEEIQQLRKLLPRLVHINPNLAIPNSVPISILADTDDQLGTGQTVTRLDRWALVDPIVAGAPTLLPRLGDPAALVEKLGIILQGTGSRMASTGTGNQGHEAELQLAHNLLMKVSRIHPSAFAELQTALRRADEGMANAIVATMNRHIDSHLNLTKWWSQDKQYRKGTVVRP
- a CDS encoding NADH-quinone oxidoreductase subunit M, with translation MDWFESAGLSLIVFLPAAGALALFAVPKAREDAQKWVALLTTGLTAVLAVAVAANFNYGGSEKFQFEVSQSWIPAIGARYHIGVDGISLPLLVLSAVVTVLAVIYSWDHWEEPRNVRGFLALILLLATGMNGTFVALDLVLFFIFFELVLLPMYFMIGIWGDSAKRRIPVLGRTVTMRLYAAIKFFLFTLFGSAFMLLGFLALYFRSGDFLGDNTFDIPTLIELGSRNAFGSGTFAFLVFGAMFLGFAVKVPMWPFHTWLPDAHTAAPTVGSVLLAAILLKLGSYAFLRISIPILPDMAREWAPFIGLLAVIGIIYGSLACLAQTDVKRLIAFSSVGHMGFVMLGIATMTDVGFNASLIGMVAHGLITGLLFFLAGSMHHRYHTREIARLGGNQKLMPWMGGIFAFTAMASLGLPGLAGFWGEFMSLLGAYRPLAGLSLSQFQTYMVIGAVGTVLTAGYMLWMLQRVNLGEPKAEWSEHEFHDVEPTEWLAWAPLIVAIVAIGVYPRIVLGATTDAVVNLARTAFGG
- a CDS encoding PglZ domain-containing protein, translating into MTTLRAALTKQLAQKVQRYGLVIWEDRGGEYKDVASSVAPEDVLFEPFNGSWYDLRRRVESAVSGDRPPRLVVYTPAPIKDDDPLAEVRDAAGKFTRRLSTLVRQSLRGTLSPARITAISEQARTLREAEMAAEGPGETDVRLTRVMGTLTPLELLVNVLTGASDDDLSNAGLWDAVVAMANQTVGADVAGVSDELRHDIFQHLLLADISRVIGGPLPDTLQTASSSLSASQRRSTQDLLERLRGATGGLAAHRRLATAADTRLALADSLQWRPGLEDAVGTPALEKVLLGRSIRFIQETDYGKALEIAERRLEVSPWVSDPNSGWGGRWRTVQAISRLHAELAKANPPLEVGPCEMLAWYVEQGWLVDRAHRRLELARSELRRFGDLEDTLNAARIAYETWLDHLLDRFVSSVTDKALETDGLIRQGEVHDRFVAEGQGRTAYVWVDALRYELGMELADALGHITKNVTIHAAVAAAPTITQVGMANLLPGAASDLGLELEGNRLRVSIGGTRVNSVRQRRELLRARHGSVADLDLNDASQKGEKALGNAIEGADLILVRSQEVDSAGESGLLSVAWSHFQTVIGLLANVIARLAQCGVERVIISADHGFIALSQSLGAQRTVDPPAGGVGITKRRVFVGRGANPRQATARVPIASCGIPGDLDLIVPRGLAVFRAGGARQFFHGGLSPQELIVPVIVVESRRAPEPQKLKVGITVAGGRITTGIFAATISFDGDLFTNEVRVRVFAGSGGGPPVARVVSGDGYDPDTGTVTVGTGRSSVLTFLVIENLGANTEVNLQVLDARTGLKLASATAPVASPVVVEDELD
- the brxL gene encoding protease Lon-related BREX system protein BrxL, which gives rise to MQLDQLDKLANETFAGRVVRKDLVRQVKVGANVPVYVLEFLLGKYCASDDPFAIETGLMVVNQTLKDNFIRPDESELAKARVKQKGQYRLIDKVDVRLLASEDKFWAHLQNFNDKFVHIPENLVYQYDRLLQGGAWCQLDLVYNALDEEVQKRPFYIRGLKPIQVAAFDADQFIEGRRRFSRAAWLDLVMRTIGLEPREYDQRGKLLSICRLLPMAERNFNLIELGPWGTGKSFVYRESNPNAILISGGKVTVAQLFVNLSTGRVGLLGTWDTVAFDEVAGLKMSDGTVINMLKDYMESGSFARGKEEVPAEASIVLVGNTSRPHSDLVRAAHLFADLPPTMIDVAFLDRLHYYLPGWETPKLESRLFTDHFGFVSDYFAEALRQLRKQSFVRAIDNEFALGSHLSARDEKAVRKTVSGLLKILHPHGEWTHAELREYLEFALEGRRRVKEQLKKLAPHDYAKTAFSYVERDTGHEYWVDVAEQPDDLGTQFDFESGTAAEASAAWGKVPTAVSTEELISQGESKHVEFKQTGRINLHTKQRDPVIEQMVVKSIAGFMNAEGGTLLIGVTDSGEVFGIDKDLKTLGSKQNPDGFALWLNGLLDNLLGPIAAAAVKFQFDSYPEGTVCRVGVAPGTSPTFTKGKKGEANFYVRLNNATRLLNTADAIEYVHIRWQ